Within Deltaproteobacteria bacterium, the genomic segment TCACCGAGTTGCGGAACGCTGAGCGCACCGCTGCGGTCTTGCAGCAGGAAGTTGAAACCCGAAGACGCTCCGAAGCCCGAGATGGTCGGCAGATTGAACGGGAAAACGAGCGCCTCCGGAATACGCGCGAACTGCGGCAGCAGGCCGGCCATGATGCCCTTCACATGCAGTGCTTTGCCGTGCCGCTCGTCCCACGGTTTCAAACGCACGAAGAGGGTGCCGAAGTTCGGCTGGTAGGTGCTGGTGACGGCGCCGTAGCCGCCGATCGTTTGATACGAATCGACGCCCTCGGTCTTGCCGAGGATCTCCTCGATGCGGGCGAGCACGGTGCTGGTGCGTTCGAGGGAGGCCGCCGGCGGGAGCTGGACGGCGACGCCGAAGATTCCCTGATCCTCCTCGGGCACGAATCCGGCGGGCAGCGCGCCGCCGAGCAGACCGGCACCGACGACTACGACCCCCACGACCGCGATACTCAGCACCGACCGGCGCACCAACAGCCGCGTCCAACCGACGTAGGCGCCGGTGGCGCGATCGAAGGCGCGATTGAACAGCGCGAAAAATTTTCCGAGCGGGCCGCGCGTCGGCGCCTGGTGCGGCTTGAGGAACATGGCTGCTAACGCCGGTGACAGCGACAGCGCACTGAACGCCGACAGCAGCACTGAGATGGCGATGGTTAGCGCGAACTGCTGATACATCCGTCCGGTCAGTCCGCCAAGGAAAGCCACGGGCACGAACACAGCCGATAGAATGAGCGCAATGCCGACGACGGGACCGGACACTTCCTTCATCGCCTGTACCGTTGCGTCCTTCGGGTTCATTCCGTGTTCGATGTGATGCATGACCGCCTCGACCACGACGATGGCGTCGTCGACGACGATGCCGATGGCCAAGACGAGCCCGAACATCGAGAGCGTGTTGAGCGAAAAGCCGAGCAACGGAAAAAACATGAAGGTGCCGAGCAGCGACACCGGTACGGTGATGAGCGGGATGATCGTTGCCCGCACGTTTTGCAGGAAGATGAAGACAACGAGGGTGACCAGGACGAGCGCTTCGACAAAGGTGTGGACGATCGATTCGATCGACGCCTCGACGGCCGGCGTCGTGTCGTAGACGATCTTGTAGTCCATGTCCTGCGGGAACAGTTCCTTCGCCCGCTTCATGGTGTCGTAAATCGCTTCGGAGGCCTTCAGCTGGTTGGCACCTGGCAGCAGGTAGACAGCCATAGCGCCGGCCTCTTTGCCGTTCAGGCGACCGAAGGAGTTGTAATCCTGCGAGCCCAGCTCCGCCCGCCCGACATCGCGCACGCGGATCTGCGCGCCGGTTTCAATCTCGCGGATGATGATGTTCTCGAACTCCTCGGTGGTGACCAGGCGGCCCGGGGCGCTCACGGTGTAGGTGAACTCCTGGTCCTTCGGCGACGGCGCCATGCCGACCCGACCCGCCGGCGCCTGCAGGTTTTGCTCGCGGATGGCAGCGATCACGTCGGCCGGCGTCAGGCTCAGCTTGGCCAGCTTGTCGGGTCTGAGCCAGATGCGCATGCTGTAGTCAGTGCCGCCGAACAGATCGACCTGGGCGATGCCCGGAATGCGCAGCAATTGATCGCGCAGGTTGATGCCGCAGTAGTTGGTGAGAAACGGCGCGTCGTAGGTGCCGTTGGGCGAGTACAGCGAGATGAGCATCAGGATGCTCGGGCTCATCTTCTTGACCGTCACGCCTTGGGCGGTGACTTCCTGCGGCAAGCGCGCCTGTGCGGAGGAGACACGG encodes:
- a CDS encoding multidrug efflux RND transporter permease subunit encodes the protein MAEFFIRRPIVAIVISILIVLLGLFALSGLSIEQYPFLAPPTIRVTANYPGASAIAVEQSVATPIEQEVNGVENMIYMKSSNTSDGRMQLDVNFTVGVDQDMANVLTQNRVSSAQARLPQEVTAQGVTVKKMSPSILMLISLYSPNGTYDAPFLTNYCGINLRDQLLRIPGIAQVDLFGGTDYSMRIWLRPDKLAKLSLTPADVIAAIREQNLQAPAGRVGMAPSPKDQEFTYTVSAPGRLVTTEEFENIIIREIETGAQIRVRDVGRAELGSQDYNSFGRLNGKEAGAMAVYLLPGANQLKASEAIYDTMKRAKELFPQDMDYKIVYDTTPAVEASIESIVHTFVEALVLVTLVVFIFLQNVRATIIPLITVPVSLLGTFMFFPLLGFSLNTLSMFGLVLAIGIVVDDAIVVVEAVMHHIEHGMNPKDATVQAMKEVSGPVVGIALILSAVFVPVAFLGGLTGRMYQQFALTIAISVLLSAFSALSLSPALAAMFLKPHQAPTRGPLGKFFALFNRAFDRATGAYVGWTRLLVRRSVLSIAVVGVVVVGAGLLGGALPAGFVPEEDQGIFGVAVQLPPAASLERTSTVLARIEEILGKTEGVDSYQTIGGYGAVTSTYQPNFGTLFVRLKPWDERHGKALHVKGIMAGLLPQFARIPEALVFPFNLPTISGFGASSGFNFLLQDRSGALSVPQLGELSRTFIDAARKRPELANVFTSFDPRYPQVNVQLDREKARMLGVPVNEVFQAMSTVLGGSYINDFNRFGRLFRVYTQAEADYRRKPQDIADIFVRSKTTNEMIPLSTLVTITSESGTEVTNRFNLFRSVEITGVPGPGYTSGQALATLEEIFHQTMPKELGFAYSSMSYQEKVAPPAGPTLAMAITFVFLLLAAMYESWRLPWAVLLGSPLVALGAFFGIWLMGFDNNVYVQIGNIMLIGLAAKNAILIVEFAKAKHDEGMGVEAAALESARLRFRPILMTAFAFILGVVPLMIASGAGAASQNVMGTAVFWGMLVATALGVFLIPGNFAFVQGLGAKRKATAASAPATPASSSPLPDGRGLG